One window of Aerococcus tenax genomic DNA carries:
- the uidA gene encoding beta-glucuronidase, which yields MLYPQTNSCRNVLSLDGNWRFRIKEDQESYDPKDPLDHWQSVAVPASFNDQVADPAIRNHVGYFYYQRDFTLPKTLADQDIFLRFGSATHQAWVYVNGQEVAHHQGGFTPFECKITDAVSFSKTNRLTVLLSNILDHTTLPVGHYHEKKDDQGKIHRELDENFDFFNYAGLNRSIVIYTSSKAARLTDLTILPDLNDSLDQAKVSFDVSIDFQVNDGLSYQISIYDEAEKIVAEGKANESEFYLDQPHLWQPLNAYLYTAQVDLYQDGQLVDTYRQDFGIRKVEVKNGQFLINQEPFYFKGCGKHEDSYAHGRGYDPVYNVLDINLLKSMGANSIRTSHYPYSEEMMQLCDREGIVVIDETTGVGIMSSFGFNMSNFDPNTYRDDTFQELDTQAAHEQVIRELIQRDKNHACVVMWSLANEAATFNPEAHDYFAPLFELARSLDPQKRPLTMINILLATPDTDQCSELVDVICLNRYYGWYTQTADFDLAEDLSLKELQDWQALYPDKPIMYTEYGVDTVAGLHAIERQPFTEEFQWDYYVMMSRVFDQVDNFVGEQLWNFADFQTKVGVQRVQGNKKGIFNRAREPKMVVRFLKDRWQKIPNFNYKIKTN from the coding sequence ATGTTATATCCACAAACCAACTCATGTCGCAATGTCTTATCGCTCGATGGCAATTGGCGCTTCCGCATTAAAGAAGACCAAGAAAGTTATGACCCTAAGGACCCCTTAGACCATTGGCAAAGTGTTGCGGTCCCTGCCTCCTTCAATGACCAAGTGGCTGACCCAGCCATTCGCAACCATGTCGGCTACTTTTACTACCAAAGAGACTTCACCCTCCCCAAGACTTTGGCTGACCAGGATATTTTTCTCCGCTTTGGCTCTGCAACCCACCAAGCTTGGGTCTACGTCAATGGTCAGGAAGTCGCCCATCACCAAGGGGGATTTACCCCATTTGAGTGCAAAATTACGGACGCGGTTTCTTTTTCTAAAACTAACCGCCTAACTGTCCTACTCTCCAATATTCTTGACCACACCACCCTACCCGTGGGCCACTACCATGAAAAGAAAGATGACCAAGGAAAGATCCACCGAGAATTGGATGAGAACTTTGATTTCTTCAATTACGCCGGACTTAACCGCTCCATTGTTATCTATACCAGCTCAAAAGCTGCCCGTTTGACTGACCTCACCATCCTGCCAGATTTAAATGATTCCTTAGATCAAGCTAAAGTTAGCTTCGATGTTTCGATTGATTTCCAGGTTAATGACGGGTTATCCTATCAAATAAGTATTTATGACGAAGCTGAAAAGATAGTTGCCGAGGGGAAGGCTAATGAGAGTGAATTTTACCTAGACCAACCCCATCTCTGGCAACCACTCAATGCCTATCTCTATACTGCCCAAGTCGACCTCTACCAAGACGGCCAACTAGTGGATACTTACCGGCAAGACTTTGGGATTCGCAAGGTAGAGGTCAAAAATGGCCAATTTTTAATTAACCAAGAACCCTTCTATTTTAAAGGTTGTGGTAAACATGAAGATAGCTACGCCCATGGTCGTGGTTATGATCCTGTTTATAATGTCTTAGATATTAACCTCTTAAAGAGCATGGGAGCCAACTCCATCCGTACCTCCCACTACCCTTACTCTGAGGAAATGATGCAGCTCTGTGATCGGGAAGGGATTGTTGTTATCGATGAAACCACCGGGGTGGGGATTATGTCCTCCTTTGGTTTTAATATGTCTAACTTTGACCCCAATACCTACCGCGATGATACATTCCAAGAACTCGATACCCAAGCCGCCCATGAGCAAGTGATCCGCGAATTGATTCAAAGAGATAAAAATCACGCCTGTGTGGTGATGTGGTCCTTGGCCAACGAAGCAGCCACTTTCAACCCGGAAGCTCATGATTATTTTGCCCCGCTCTTTGAATTAGCTCGGTCCCTCGACCCCCAAAAACGTCCCCTAACTATGATCAATATCCTCTTAGCAACTCCGGATACTGACCAATGTTCTGAACTGGTTGATGTTATTTGTCTTAATCGCTATTACGGCTGGTATACCCAAACCGCTGATTTTGACTTAGCTGAAGACTTGAGCCTAAAAGAATTACAAGACTGGCAAGCCCTCTATCCAGATAAACCCATCATGTACACGGAATACGGGGTTGATACGGTTGCTGGCCTCCATGCCATCGAGCGCCAACCCTTTACAGAAGAATTCCAATGGGACTACTATGTCATGATGTCTCGAGTCTTCGACCAAGTAGATAACTTTGTCGGCGAGCAACTTTGGAATTTTGCTGACTTCCAAACCAAAGTTGGCGTTCAACGGGTTCAAGGCAACAAAAAAGGTATCTTTAACCGGGCCCGGGAACCCAAAATGGTGGTTCGTTTCCTTAAAGACCGCTGGCAAAAGATACCAAACTTTAATTATAAAATAAAAACAAACTAG
- a CDS encoding metal ABC transporter solute-binding protein, Zn/Mn family produces MFLLALLVFTGACTKNTGGKEVKGLNIVTSFYPIYEMTRAVSGDLNTVQMIQSGAGIHSFEPSANDIAAIEKADVFVYHSRTLEGWAKNLKENLKDSPVKVIEGSEDLTLDKVPGLEDLDPGQEVDEKTLYDPHSWLDPVLVGQEAQSIAKQLSAIDPDHAAIYQKNADDYQAQAQDLVDKYQDQFKEAKQKTFVTQHTAFSYLANRFGLRQLGISGISPDQEPSAQQMAEIQDFVKNYQVKTIFVEPQVSTKIAEVISQATGAQLDTLSPLEADPKNDKGLLGNIEMNLQTLLKHLQEDKK; encoded by the coding sequence ATGTTTTTACTCGCTTTATTAGTGTTTACTGGTGCTTGTACGAAGAATACTGGGGGTAAAGAAGTCAAGGGGCTAAATATTGTCACCAGTTTTTACCCAATTTATGAAATGACCCGGGCGGTTTCGGGAGACTTGAATACGGTGCAAATGATTCAAAGTGGAGCCGGTATTCATTCCTTTGAACCCTCAGCCAATGATATTGCTGCCATTGAAAAGGCAGATGTCTTCGTTTATCATTCGCGGACCTTGGAAGGCTGGGCTAAGAATCTTAAGGAAAACCTGAAAGATTCTCCAGTCAAAGTTATCGAAGGATCAGAAGACTTAACTCTAGACAAGGTTCCTGGCTTAGAAGACCTCGACCCTGGTCAAGAAGTTGACGAAAAAACACTCTATGACCCCCACTCCTGGCTTGATCCGGTACTTGTTGGTCAAGAGGCACAAAGTATTGCTAAGCAATTAAGTGCGATTGATCCTGACCATGCAGCAATTTATCAAAAGAACGCTGATGACTATCAAGCCCAGGCCCAAGATCTAGTGGATAAATACCAAGATCAATTCAAAGAGGCCAAGCAAAAAACTTTTGTCACCCAGCACACGGCCTTTTCTTATTTAGCTAATCGCTTTGGCTTACGCCAATTAGGCATATCGGGGATTTCACCGGACCAAGAGCCCAGTGCCCAACAAATGGCTGAAATTCAAGACTTTGTAAAAAATTACCAGGTCAAGACCATTTTCGTTGAGCCTCAAGTGTCTACCAAAATTGCTGAGGTCATTTCCCAAGCGACGGGGGCTCAATTGGATACCTTAAGTCCCTTGGAAGCAGACCCCAAAAATGATAAAGGACTCTTAGGAAATATTGAGATGAATTTACAAACCCTCTTAAAGCATTTACAAGAAGATAAAAAGTAG
- a CDS encoding pneumococcal-type histidine triad protein codes for MEIAATEAYLKAGNYNYQAPKDHSKTTASNKKPQTGSQPEKKDQAAPEQKEPAGQKTQEHGQGNKDQGKDLSPLEEARRQGRYTTDDGYIFTPESIVSDQGDGYICQHGDHFHYVPKADLSVNERAQAQAYLNKKSGQAGAQQDQTEKVIRPLDPARPQVNKPGFKPSQIDHPKEAKPQPQKDLNDSPANSQKTLEQMLNELYALPLKERHREGDGLLFDPMKVTRKTKFGYVHPHGDHHHVIPLQELSALEIAATEAHLNNPSYIYQAGKTDQESKPSDSHGEEINHQADESKKQASQVDDRQEEKDQDKVNFLALAQKIAKSAKGKDHKAYTTDDGYRFSPESILEYDSNGLITQHGDHSHYVPFADLDDEEIRQAQDYVNSGKKEIKFVEESQDSADEIDKKLSLIALESGVKKADLKVTGNKVIVPHGNHSHMKNLSDYPSYLRASDFSTAEEYKDYILGLKLSQFKLEHGLQDKEVLRDGDQLLAVLADKTIAKKLDDITLPIDYETVSFSSSKNDQGEKKGEIVAEQPQATPIPEGLFTPQQLAAVNIQMAYPEREENGAFLVYHIDHWHKIEDIHLNAWFNQDKEKIEKAKASMRYLITHPEAKMPPKNGFGVSHNHSEDDKDFYVTFNGKKYKAFGKGLQAGPYNTGSEGYVFSKDNILGVDDHGVTTAHREDGHAHTHYIEFGELKGYELAQVEEWMEEQGIAVEKTKDQSPQIDPESVVPDKRGDRYVFEGDNGKEFYVYPFELRPDQIAAVEAVLARKTLDPQTVLGKAGDGYHFKVNGKSVVYPAEALSDYQVEKIERQLFLKNFQADKVLSRFSRGYLFQFDQGNQYFSQSELSKEQIAAVEEVLQQRASKAPDKEPATDSKAATEQKNDAERIETAKEAFLASHGFNPEEVKSRTAGGYIFEIFGTEYKLTVYKPESGQAKKASELSPDQVVAVEAVLKSREQERANLISESNHNPSLDNSEDKKGLAENVLTETVNSENAEAEKTNDKEVSPENSETNLTTEVKAAN; via the coding sequence TTGGAAATTGCGGCCACTGAAGCTTATTTAAAGGCGGGGAACTACAACTACCAAGCGCCTAAAGACCATTCAAAAACGACAGCATCTAATAAGAAACCACAAACAGGGTCGCAGCCTGAGAAAAAAGATCAAGCAGCTCCTGAACAAAAAGAGCCAGCAGGACAGAAAACCCAGGAGCATGGCCAAGGCAATAAAGATCAAGGAAAGGATCTTTCTCCCTTAGAAGAAGCGCGGCGTCAGGGACGTTATACTACCGACGATGGTTATATCTTTACCCCTGAATCTATCGTTTCTGACCAAGGCGATGGCTACATCTGTCAGCACGGCGATCATTTCCACTATGTGCCTAAGGCGGATTTAAGTGTTAATGAGCGCGCCCAAGCCCAGGCATATCTTAATAAGAAGAGCGGGCAAGCTGGAGCACAGCAAGACCAGACTGAGAAGGTCATTAGGCCCTTAGACCCAGCTCGCCCGCAAGTGAATAAACCAGGCTTTAAACCTAGCCAAATCGACCATCCCAAAGAAGCAAAACCACAGCCGCAAAAAGATCTCAATGACAGTCCGGCAAATAGTCAAAAAACCTTAGAGCAAATGTTGAATGAACTCTACGCTCTTCCTCTAAAAGAACGCCATAGGGAAGGGGATGGCTTATTATTCGATCCGATGAAAGTGACACGCAAGACCAAATTTGGCTATGTTCATCCCCATGGTGACCACCACCATGTGATTCCTTTGCAAGAATTATCCGCTCTTGAAATTGCTGCAACAGAAGCTCATCTCAACAATCCTTCTTATATTTACCAAGCTGGGAAGACCGATCAGGAAAGTAAACCTTCAGATTCCCATGGTGAAGAGATAAATCATCAAGCAGATGAGTCTAAGAAGCAAGCAAGCCAGGTGGACGATAGACAAGAGGAGAAAGACCAAGATAAGGTAAACTTCCTTGCTCTGGCTCAAAAAATCGCTAAATCCGCTAAAGGTAAAGATCATAAAGCCTATACCACTGATGACGGCTATCGTTTTAGCCCAGAGTCGATCCTAGAGTACGACAGTAACGGCCTTATCACCCAACATGGCGATCACAGTCACTATGTTCCCTTTGCGGATTTGGATGATGAAGAGATCCGTCAAGCACAGGATTATGTCAATAGCGGGAAAAAGGAAATTAAGTTTGTCGAAGAAAGTCAGGATTCTGCTGATGAAATCGATAAGAAACTTTCTTTAATCGCCCTGGAAAGTGGGGTTAAGAAGGCCGATCTTAAAGTAACCGGCAATAAAGTCATTGTTCCGCATGGTAATCATAGTCATATGAAGAATTTATCGGACTATCCTTCCTACCTAAGAGCGAGTGATTTTTCTACTGCTGAAGAATATAAAGACTATATTTTAGGATTAAAATTGAGTCAGTTCAAATTGGAACATGGTCTCCAAGACAAAGAGGTTTTACGTGATGGTGATCAGTTACTTGCTGTTCTCGCGGATAAAACGATTGCTAAAAAACTTGATGATATTACTTTACCGATAGACTATGAAACTGTTTCGTTTAGCTCTTCTAAAAATGACCAAGGTGAGAAAAAGGGAGAAATTGTAGCAGAGCAGCCACAAGCTACCCCTATCCCTGAAGGGCTCTTTACCCCTCAGCAATTGGCTGCAGTGAATATACAGATGGCCTATCCGGAAAGAGAAGAAAATGGGGCTTTCTTGGTTTACCATATTGATCACTGGCACAAAATCGAAGATATCCATTTAAATGCTTGGTTTAACCAAGATAAGGAAAAAATCGAAAAGGCTAAGGCAAGTATGCGTTATTTAATCACTCATCCTGAAGCTAAAATGCCGCCTAAAAATGGTTTTGGTGTCTCTCATAACCACTCAGAGGATGACAAGGATTTCTATGTGACCTTTAATGGTAAAAAGTATAAGGCTTTCGGTAAGGGGCTCCAGGCGGGACCTTATAATACTGGATCTGAAGGCTATGTTTTTAGTAAGGATAATATCTTAGGGGTGGATGACCATGGTGTAACCACCGCGCACCGAGAAGATGGTCATGCCCATACTCACTATATTGAATTTGGCGAATTAAAGGGCTATGAACTTGCCCAAGTGGAAGAATGGATGGAAGAACAGGGAATAGCAGTTGAAAAGACTAAGGACCAAAGCCCTCAAATCGATCCAGAAAGTGTTGTGCCTGACAAGCGTGGTGACCGCTACGTCTTCGAAGGTGACAATGGTAAGGAATTTTATGTCTATCCATTTGAATTAAGACCGGACCAAATTGCTGCAGTCGAAGCGGTCTTAGCTAGAAAAACACTTGACCCTCAAACAGTGTTAGGCAAGGCTGGCGATGGTTACCACTTTAAAGTGAATGGAAAGTCCGTGGTTTACCCAGCTGAAGCTTTATCCGATTACCAAGTTGAAAAAATTGAACGGCAACTTTTCTTGAAGAATTTCCAAGCAGATAAAGTGCTTAGCCGTTTTTCACGCGGATACCTCTTCCAATTTGACCAAGGCAACCAGTACTTCAGTCAGTCTGAACTCTCAAAAGAACAAATTGCCGCGGTAGAAGAAGTCTTGCAGCAAAGAGCTAGCAAGGCCCCAGATAAAGAGCCAGCCACCGATTCAAAAGCAGCTACCGAACAAAAAAACGACGCCGAACGAATTGAAACGGCAAAGGAAGCCTTTCTCGCTTCTCATGGTTTTAACCCTGAAGAAGTAAAATCCAGAACTGCTGGAGGCTACATCTTTGAAATTTTCGGCACGGAATATAAGCTGACAGTCTATAAGCCAGAATCCGGACAAGCTAAAAAGGCTAGTGAATTAAGTCCTGACCAAGTTGTCGCAGTGGAAGCAGTGCTCAAATCCCGTGAGCAAGAAAGGGCAAACTTAATTTCTGAAAGCAATCACAATCCGTCCTTAGATAATAGTGAGGACAAGAAAGGTCTAGCAGAAAATGTGCTTACTGAAACAGTCAATTCAGAAAATGCTGAAGCCGAAAAAACCAATGACAAAGAAGTTTCGCCAGAAAATAGTGAGACCAACCTGACCACTGAAGTCAAAGCGGCAAACTAA
- a CDS encoding lipoate--protein ligase, producing the protein MIFVDNNNHYDASVNIALETYLVENRLVDEPILLFYINDPSIIIGRNQNTYEEINQRYVDEHNIQVVRRMSGGGAVYHDRGNFSFCFIKDDDGSFRDFASFTKPVIDALHKMGVEGAALKGRNDLVIGDQKFSGNAMYAKDGRMTAHGTILFDADLNEVNNALKPRKEKFESKGIKSVRSRVTNIKPFVDEEYKNLSTEEFRDRILLEIFGVKNREEVPELKLTPEIWQGVMDLRAERMGNWNWNYGQSPDFDIQGSHKFPFGFVDLRLNVSKGLISQAKIYGDFFGLGEISDVEEALDGVKYDRQAMVDALSDLDLNKYLGDITAEELVDIVFQEV; encoded by the coding sequence ATGATTTTTGTAGATAATAATAATCACTATGATGCTTCGGTTAATATTGCCTTGGAGACTTATTTGGTTGAAAACCGCCTAGTCGATGAACCCATCCTACTATTTTATATCAATGATCCTTCGATTATTATTGGACGCAACCAAAATACCTATGAAGAGATTAACCAACGTTATGTGGATGAGCATAATATCCAAGTGGTTCGTCGCATGTCCGGTGGGGGAGCGGTTTATCATGACCGGGGCAACTTTTCCTTCTGCTTTATTAAAGATGATGATGGTAGTTTCCGTGACTTTGCCTCCTTTACTAAACCGGTGATCGATGCCCTCCATAAGATGGGGGTGGAAGGCGCTGCCCTAAAGGGGCGTAATGACTTAGTGATTGGTGACCAAAAATTTTCCGGTAATGCCATGTACGCTAAGGATGGTCGGATGACTGCCCACGGGACCATTCTATTTGATGCGGACTTAAATGAGGTCAACAATGCCCTTAAACCCCGTAAAGAAAAATTCGAATCCAAAGGGATTAAGTCGGTTCGGTCACGGGTAACCAATATCAAACCCTTTGTCGACGAGGAGTATAAGAACCTCTCCACAGAAGAGTTCCGTGACCGGATCCTACTCGAAATCTTTGGGGTTAAAAATCGTGAAGAAGTGCCTGAGTTAAAATTAACCCCTGAAATTTGGCAAGGAGTTATGGATTTACGGGCTGAACGGATGGGAAACTGGAACTGGAATTATGGACAATCCCCTGACTTTGATATCCAAGGTTCACATAAATTCCCCTTCGGCTTTGTGGATTTGCGGTTGAATGTTTCTAAGGGACTCATTAGCCAAGCCAAGATCTACGGGGACTTCTTCGGTCTAGGAGAAATTTCTGATGTGGAAGAAGCCTTGGATGGTGTCAAATACGACCGTCAAGCCATGGTTGATGCCTTAAGTGATCTAGACCTAAATAAATATCTCGGCGATATCACTGCGGAAGAATTAGTGGATATTGTATTCCAAGAAGTCTAG
- a CDS encoding ABC transporter ATP-binding protein, which produces MEEVLRVDQLTKTYGKQVALDQVSLSLKAGEIYGLIGRNGAGKTTLLKAIVRLIKPSSGKVSLFHSESSREWTKALERTGAVIESPVAYDALTAEQNLHYYCKLRGVVDEDRVVKETLDLVGLTQDRKKAYKSFSMGMKQKLGIGIALLTQPDLLILDEPINGLDPIAISHFRQLVKRLSQEKQMTIIISSHILSELYQTASRFGFINQGRLIQEMTKEEFEQMNREYIVLQTSQVSQASRLLSEQGQSNFKVVDEETIHIFTSDQKIQPYIQLFSQADVPIDAIYFSHKNLEDYFTGIVEEKGDQ; this is translated from the coding sequence ATGGAAGAAGTGCTAAGAGTTGACCAGCTGACCAAGACTTATGGCAAGCAAGTAGCTTTAGACCAAGTGTCTCTAAGTCTTAAGGCAGGGGAAATTTATGGCTTAATCGGACGTAATGGGGCAGGGAAAACTACCCTGCTCAAAGCAATTGTCCGTTTGATCAAACCAAGCTCGGGTAAAGTGTCCTTGTTCCATTCGGAAAGTAGCCGGGAGTGGACCAAGGCCTTGGAACGCACCGGGGCAGTGATTGAAAGTCCCGTGGCCTATGACGCCTTAACTGCAGAGCAAAATTTACACTATTATTGTAAATTACGTGGAGTGGTTGATGAGGACCGGGTGGTAAAGGAAACCTTAGACTTGGTTGGCCTGACCCAAGACCGCAAGAAAGCCTATAAATCCTTTTCTATGGGGATGAAACAAAAATTAGGCATTGGGATTGCCTTATTAACCCAGCCTGACCTATTAATTCTCGATGAACCGATCAATGGCTTAGACCCGATTGCCATCAGCCATTTCCGTCAATTAGTTAAACGGTTAAGCCAGGAAAAGCAAATGACTATTATCATTTCTAGTCATATTCTTTCTGAACTTTATCAAACGGCTAGCCGCTTTGGCTTCATTAATCAGGGGCGGCTTATCCAAGAAATGACTAAAGAGGAATTTGAGCAAATGAACCGGGAGTATATTGTCTTACAAACTAGTCAAGTATCCCAGGCCAGCCGTCTATTGTCTGAACAAGGGCAGTCGAACTTTAAAGTGGTGGATGAAGAAACCATCCATATTTTCACCTCTGACCAAAAGATTCAGCCCTACATTCAGCTCTTTAGTCAGGCGGATGTGCCTATCGATGCCATTTATTTTTCTCACAAAAACTTAGAAGATTATTTTACCGGCATTGTCGAAGAGAAAGGAGACCAATAG
- a CDS encoding ABC transporter permease, translating into MLRADFYRLFHSKGFYITQLVLILVVAFCVWDKGVFSMTVSEQNAQEIAQRTDLIREMAWTSHQAVMAMSTMAAFLIYFSLPLFYMTVGADLNSGTLKNIISSGMSRTHYFFSKYSVFLMVTALQFIFYYGTTYLVAGLTNGFDALSLEWLGNFIRVFLVQYLSLQGVFAVTMLVIFLTLSNVWSILATIVVPLVLTVVQIAYFAESKIFAYLNFQSMLNQAGALTLDSEFFLEFTPLALLVIAVCLLIALMSFKQRDF; encoded by the coding sequence ATGTTAAGAGCAGATTTTTATCGATTGTTTCATAGCAAGGGCTTTTACATTACCCAGCTGGTTTTGATTCTGGTAGTCGCCTTCTGTGTCTGGGATAAGGGTGTTTTCTCAATGACTGTCAGTGAACAAAATGCTCAGGAAATCGCCCAAAGGACCGATCTTATCCGAGAAATGGCCTGGACCAGTCACCAAGCCGTTATGGCCATGTCAACCATGGCAGCCTTTCTAATCTATTTCTCTCTCCCCCTCTTTTATATGACTGTGGGAGCGGATTTAAATAGTGGGACCTTAAAGAATATTATTAGTAGCGGGATGTCTAGGACTCATTACTTCTTTTCCAAGTATAGTGTTTTTCTTATGGTGACAGCCCTGCAATTCATCTTTTATTACGGAACGACTTACCTGGTAGCGGGCCTTACCAATGGCTTTGACGCCTTAAGCTTAGAGTGGCTTGGTAATTTTATCAGGGTATTCTTGGTGCAGTACCTCTCCCTCCAAGGCGTCTTTGCGGTAACGATGCTGGTTATTTTCCTAACCCTCTCCAATGTGTGGAGTATCTTAGCGACTATTGTGGTGCCCTTGGTACTAACGGTCGTTCAGATTGCTTACTTTGCTGAAAGTAAAATTTTCGCCTACCTGAATTTCCAAAGTATGCTCAACCAGGCTGGCGCCTTAACTTTGGATAGTGAATTTTTCTTAGAATTTACCCCCTTAGCCCTCTTAGTGATCGCAGTCTGCCTCTTAATCGCCTTAATGTCATTTAAACAGCGCGATTTCTAA
- a CDS encoding sensor histidine kinase: MTLLLCILSLFLLYRYLKMKKALRNFSQDMAYRREEQSNRLLTSSLNDKDLHQVIREANQLFDDLQTLRIKNLQEKNSLDQAIHNIAHDIRTPLTVASGYCQQLLDSEGSLDSVEKEKLLKINQHLSQVAHRLEELLSYQKLIEGQVQVQLEPVDLSQAVKENLLHYYDRLNDDFQIHLAIEEACYIDNSPDLLNRILDNLLGNVIKHGHSQLNIQVKKDNKQVHLTLSNQSQQAVQHLDQLTKRFYAENLANDQLSSGLGLFIIQELVDLTQGQLSMTYQEGSFTSQITWPASEGSD, translated from the coding sequence TTGACCCTGCTACTTTGCATCTTATCTTTATTCTTGCTCTACCGCTATCTGAAAATGAAAAAAGCTCTGCGGAACTTTAGCCAAGACATGGCCTACCGAAGAGAAGAACAATCTAACCGCCTACTCACCAGTTCCCTGAATGATAAGGACCTCCACCAAGTAATTAGGGAGGCTAACCAACTCTTCGATGACTTACAAACTTTGCGGATTAAAAACCTCCAAGAAAAGAATAGTCTTGACCAAGCCATCCATAATATTGCCCATGATATCAGAACTCCCCTCACCGTTGCCAGCGGCTACTGCCAGCAGCTTTTGGATTCAGAAGGTAGTTTAGACTCGGTTGAAAAAGAAAAGCTATTGAAAATCAACCAACATCTCAGCCAAGTCGCTCACCGCTTAGAAGAATTACTCAGCTATCAAAAACTTATCGAAGGTCAAGTCCAAGTGCAGCTTGAGCCAGTAGACCTCAGCCAAGCGGTAAAGGAAAACTTACTCCATTACTACGACCGCCTTAATGATGATTTTCAGATTCACTTAGCCATTGAGGAAGCTTGCTATATTGACAATAGCCCGGATCTTTTAAACCGTATTCTGGATAATCTTTTGGGCAATGTGATTAAGCATGGCCACTCTCAATTAAATATCCAGGTCAAAAAAGACAACAAGCAGGTCCACTTGACCCTGTCAAATCAAAGTCAGCAAGCCGTCCAACATTTAGACCAATTAACCAAGCGCTTCTACGCAGAAAACCTTGCCAACGACCAACTTTCTTCGGGTTTAGGCTTGTTTATTATCCAAGAATTAGTTGATCTCACTCAGGGGCAACTCTCCATGACCTACCAAGAAGGTAGCTTCACCAGCCAAATCACTTGGCCAGCTAGTGAAGGTTCAGATTAA